In the Olleya sp. Hel_I_94 genome, one interval contains:
- the glf gene encoding UDP-galactopyranose mutase, producing MNKNYDYVLVGAGFYCSIIAERIANDLGKKVLIVEKRNHIGGNCFSETNIETGIEFHKYGTHIFHTSNKKVWEYISNFTTFNSYYHQVLITYNSKVYQMPINLETINSFYNINLKPFEVDDFLEQEFKKESYTNPKNFEEQAINIIGRPLYDAFIKGYTIKQWGRDPKDLPASIIKRLPFRKNYSESYFFDTYQGIPTDGFTAIFDKLLASNNIDIQLNTDFFEIKEQLNSSATIIYSGSIDRLLDYRFGELDYRTLDFEFEVVNYEDFQGTSVMNYGNQKIPYTRIHEPKHLHPERTYNLDKTLIIKEYSKEANREEPYYPIGGEVNKSLYAKYLKEVKKVYPNLIIGGRLGDYKYYDMHHVIENALDTYNNLIKKGC from the coding sequence ATGAATAAAAATTACGATTACGTTTTGGTTGGTGCTGGTTTTTACTGTTCGATAATTGCAGAACGTATCGCTAATGATTTAGGAAAAAAAGTGCTAATCGTTGAAAAACGAAACCATATTGGGGGAAATTGTTTTTCTGAAACTAATATTGAAACAGGTATCGAGTTTCATAAATATGGAACACATATTTTTCATACTTCAAATAAAAAAGTATGGGAATATATTTCAAACTTTACTACTTTTAATAGTTACTATCACCAAGTTTTGATCACGTACAACAGTAAGGTGTATCAAATGCCCATTAATCTAGAAACGATTAATTCATTTTATAATATTAATTTAAAACCTTTTGAAGTAGATGACTTTTTAGAACAAGAATTTAAAAAAGAATCTTATACCAATCCAAAAAATTTTGAAGAGCAAGCCATCAATATTATTGGTAGACCATTGTATGATGCTTTTATAAAAGGTTATACTATCAAGCAGTGGGGGCGTGATCCTAAGGATTTGCCTGCTTCAATTATAAAAAGATTGCCATTCCGCAAAAACTATTCTGAGTCTTATTTTTTTGATACCTATCAAGGTATTCCAACGGATGGTTTTACTGCTATTTTTGATAAATTATTAGCTTCCAATAATATTGATATACAGTTAAACACCGATTTTTTTGAAATTAAAGAGCAATTAAATTCGAGTGCTACAATTATTTATTCGGGATCTATAGATAGACTGTTAGATTATAGATTTGGCGAGTTGGATTATAGAACGTTAGATTTTGAATTTGAAGTTGTGAATTATGAAGATTTTCAAGGCACTTCAGTGATGAATTATGGTAATCAAAAGATACCATATACCAGAATTCATGAGCCAAAGCATCTGCATCCAGAGCGTACCTATAATTTAGATAAGACGCTTATAATTAAAGAATATTCCAAAGAAGCTAATCGTGAAGAACCCTATTATCCCATAGGTGGTGAGGTTAACAAAAGCTTATATGCTAAGTATTTAAAAGAGGTCAAAAAAGTGTATCCTAATTTAATTATAGGAGGTCGATTAGGCGATTATAAATATTACGATATGCATCATGTTATTGAAAATGCATTAGATACTTACAACAATTTAATAAAAAAGGGATGTTAG
- a CDS encoding NAD(P)H-dependent flavin oxidoreductase, whose translation MPNKITQLFNIQYPIIQAGMIWNSGWKLASAASNSGILGLIGAGSMYPDVLREHIQKCKKATDKPFGINVPMLYPNIEEIMNIIVEEEVKIVFTSAGNPKTWTKWLQDKGITVVHVVSSVKFALKAQDAGVDAIVAEGFEAGGHNGRDETTTLTLIPMVSEQLHIPLIAAGGIATGKAMLACMVLGADAVQVGSRFVASEESSAHQAFKQVVVDAKEGDTQLTLKELAPVRLVKNKFYNQLQELYKTSPTPEQLKELLGRARAKKGMFEGDLEEGELEIGQIAGLIHDIKPVVEIVEEIVAEFEKAKLDVINF comes from the coding sequence ATGCCAAATAAAATCACTCAACTATTTAATATACAATATCCAATCATTCAAGCAGGTATGATTTGGAATAGTGGCTGGAAGTTAGCCTCAGCAGCAAGTAATTCTGGAATATTAGGATTAATTGGTGCAGGAAGCATGTATCCTGACGTATTAAGGGAGCACATTCAAAAATGTAAAAAAGCAACAGATAAACCTTTTGGTATTAATGTCCCAATGTTATATCCTAACATTGAGGAAATCATGAATATAATTGTAGAAGAAGAAGTTAAAATCGTTTTTACTTCCGCAGGAAATCCAAAAACATGGACTAAATGGTTACAAGACAAAGGGATTACAGTAGTGCATGTGGTTAGTAGTGTCAAGTTTGCATTAAAGGCTCAAGACGCTGGAGTTGATGCCATAGTTGCAGAAGGTTTTGAGGCTGGAGGACATAATGGACGTGATGAAACTACAACGCTTACACTTATTCCTATGGTAAGCGAGCAACTACATATTCCATTAATAGCAGCTGGAGGAATTGCTACAGGAAAAGCAATGTTAGCTTGTATGGTTTTAGGTGCAGATGCTGTGCAAGTAGGAAGCCGATTTGTTGCAAGTGAAGAAAGTAGTGCACATCAAGCATTTAAGCAAGTTGTAGTAGATGCAAAAGAAGGTGATACGCAATTAACTTTAAAAGAATTAGCGCCTGTTAGGCTAGTGAAAAATAAATTTTATAATCAATTACAAGAGTTGTACAAAACAAGTCCAACACCAGAACAACTTAAAGAGTTATTAGGTCGTGCGCGTGCTAAAAAAGGAATGTTTGAAGGAGATTTAGAGGAAGGCGAATTAGAAATTGGTCAAATAGCTGGACTAATTCACGATATAAAACCTGTTGTAGAAATAGTAGAGGAGATTGTAGCAGAGTTTGAAAAGGCTAAACTTGATGTTATTAATTTTTAG